One window of Bifidobacterium pseudocatenulatum DSM 20438 = JCM 1200 = LMG 10505 genomic DNA carries:
- a CDS encoding carbohydrate ABC transporter permease, protein MIKQRSVNQITGIKSSSVRVNRHRADWRGWKFMWPFALVFTFVFIIPILYAIYISFFQKQMVGGTQFVGINNYIRLFHDQQFWSSVGRVALFTCVQVPIMLFLSAAMALALDSMKLHGAKFFRISTFLPYAVPAVVSTLVWGFMYGAKYGLVGSLNDWLGTNLDVLSPSVLLASIGNIVTWEFTGYNMLIFYSSLSTIPHSLYEAASIDGASEWQIIKSIKLPELKGSLAITVIFSIIGSFQLFNEPSILQNMVPGNAITTYYTPNMYAYNLSFAGNQSNYAAALAITMAVITMAIAYAVQLNSMKEQMK, encoded by the coding sequence ATGATAAAGCAGCGAAGCGTGAATCAGATTACGGGAATAAAGAGTTCGTCGGTGCGTGTGAACAGGCATCGGGCGGATTGGCGTGGTTGGAAGTTCATGTGGCCGTTCGCGTTGGTGTTCACTTTTGTGTTCATCATTCCGATTCTGTACGCGATCTACATCAGCTTCTTCCAGAAGCAGATGGTCGGGGGTACCCAGTTCGTGGGAATCAACAATTACATTCGCCTGTTCCACGACCAGCAGTTCTGGAGCTCGGTCGGCAGGGTCGCGCTGTTCACCTGCGTGCAGGTGCCAATCATGCTGTTCCTGTCGGCGGCGATGGCCCTGGCGTTGGATTCCATGAAGCTGCACGGCGCGAAGTTCTTCCGCATCTCCACGTTCCTGCCGTACGCGGTGCCGGCCGTGGTGTCGACTTTGGTGTGGGGCTTCATGTACGGCGCGAAGTACGGTCTGGTCGGCTCCCTGAACGACTGGCTGGGCACGAACCTCGACGTGCTGAGCCCAAGCGTGCTGCTCGCTTCGATCGGCAACATCGTGACGTGGGAGTTCACCGGCTACAACATGCTGATCTTCTACAGCTCGCTGTCCACGATCCCGCATTCGCTGTACGAGGCCGCCTCGATCGACGGGGCGTCCGAGTGGCAGATCATCAAGTCCATCAAGCTGCCCGAACTGAAAGGCTCGCTCGCGATCACGGTGATCTTCTCGATCATCGGCTCGTTCCAGCTGTTCAACGAGCCGAGCATCCTGCAGAACATGGTGCCGGGCAACGCGATCACCACGTACTACACGCCGAACATGTACGCGTACAACCTGAGCTTCGCGGGCAACCAGTCGAACTACGCCGCCGCCCTGGCGATCACGATGGCCGTGATCACGATGGCGATCGCGTACGCGGTACAGCTCAACAGCATGAAGGAGCAGATGAAGTAA
- a CDS encoding carbohydrate ABC transporter permease, whose amino-acid sequence MSDATIAAGTEQRLTAQELKAQEKAAKKTEKERLKRVARDEKAERKRAAKSGFANVANPRRSTLLTIVCALFAVYCLFPFVYLLINATKTQADFTSTFGLGFGRTFALWDNIKTVFTYQDGIFGRWFLNTILYVVVGAGGATLLAIMGGYGLAKFRFPGRKAVFAVIIGAISVPGIALAVPQFLLFAKLNLTNTPWAMIIPSLVSTFGLYLMWIFSEQAVPTELLEAARVDGASEFRTFFQVSLPLLAPGIVTTALFTIVATWNNYFLPLIMLKDSNWYPLTIGLNQWKDQASTAGGQAIQNLVITGSLITIVPLVIAFLCLQKYWQSGLSAGAVKE is encoded by the coding sequence ATGAGTGACGCAACAATCGCCGCGGGCACGGAGCAGAGGCTCACCGCTCAGGAGCTCAAAGCCCAGGAGAAGGCCGCGAAAAAGACCGAGAAGGAACGCCTCAAGAGGGTCGCGCGCGACGAGAAGGCCGAGCGCAAGAGGGCTGCGAAGTCCGGCTTCGCGAACGTGGCGAACCCGCGCAGGAGCACGCTGCTGACCATCGTGTGCGCGCTGTTCGCGGTGTACTGCCTGTTCCCGTTCGTGTACCTGCTGATCAACGCCACGAAGACGCAGGCGGACTTCACGTCCACGTTCGGTCTGGGCTTCGGCCGCACGTTCGCTTTGTGGGACAACATCAAGACCGTGTTCACCTACCAGGACGGCATCTTCGGACGCTGGTTCCTGAACACGATCCTGTACGTGGTCGTGGGCGCCGGCGGCGCGACCCTGCTCGCCATCATGGGCGGGTACGGCCTGGCGAAGTTCCGTTTCCCGGGACGCAAGGCCGTGTTCGCGGTGATCATCGGCGCCATCTCGGTGCCGGGCATCGCCCTGGCCGTGCCGCAGTTCCTGCTGTTCGCCAAGCTGAACCTGACGAACACCCCGTGGGCCATGATCATCCCGAGCCTGGTGTCGACGTTCGGCCTGTACCTGATGTGGATCTTCTCCGAGCAGGCGGTTCCGACGGAATTGCTTGAAGCCGCGCGAGTTGATGGAGCTTCAGAGTTCCGCACGTTCTTTCAGGTGTCCCTGCCGCTGTTGGCTCCGGGCATCGTGACGACGGCCCTGTTCACGATCGTGGCGACGTGGAACAACTACTTCCTGCCGTTGATCATGCTGAAGGATTCGAACTGGTATCCGCTGACGATCGGTCTGAACCAGTGGAAGGACCAGGCGAGCACCGCTGGCGGTCAGGCGATCCAGAACCTGGTGATCACGGGCTCGTTGATCACGATCGTCCCGCTGGTCATCGCGTTCCTGTGCCTGCAAAAGTACTGGCAGTCCGGTCTCTCGGCCGGCGCCGTCAAAGAATAA
- a CDS encoding FAD-dependent oxidoreductase, with protein MSRNDLYDVIVIGGGPAGLTAGLYLARARYRVLILEKDDFGGQITITNEVVNYPGVGRTTGRALTQTMRQQAQDFGAEFLSAEAIGLDVHGDVKTVHTSRGDLKAFGILIATGASPRKLGFEGESEYAGRGVAYCATCDGEFFAGKEVLVVGGGFAAAEESVFLTTYASKVTVLVREQDFTCDAAVAAAAKNNPKIDVRYQVELQGVTAGQGGLREASILNRATGQTETWKPVDGGTFGVFVFAGYVPATNLVRGVVELDDYGYVVTHGYLETSVPGVYAAGDLRAKNLRQVVTATADGAIAAVELERYAKRMSEKTGLTPQRPVSCAYEQSTTKTDAASLDATAPTPTPAPATKRNADAAANAVRKPGELFSDATRQQLNVVFGRMSRPVTLALELDDTPLSTELRGFIDALVALSGGKLKSTVDDGEYEKDDTGRAVFDVDSVLPAARPCVRMVVDGEPTGLAFHGVPSGHEFNSFVLGLYNVAGPGQPLGDDLIERAKSIASPLNIMILVSLTCTMCPETVLASQRLASLNPAVRAEAYDVSHFPELKDQYGAMSVPCIVITRADGTQRVEFGKKSIPQMLELVGA; from the coding sequence ATGTCTCGAAATGATTTGTACGATGTCATAGTCATCGGCGGCGGTCCCGCTGGTCTGACGGCGGGATTGTATTTGGCCCGTGCCCGATATCGCGTACTGATTCTCGAGAAAGATGATTTTGGCGGACAGATCACCATCACCAATGAGGTGGTCAACTATCCGGGCGTTGGCCGCACCACTGGCCGTGCGCTTACCCAGACCATGCGTCAACAGGCGCAGGATTTCGGCGCTGAATTCCTTTCCGCCGAAGCCATCGGCCTCGACGTGCATGGCGATGTCAAAACCGTGCATACTTCGCGCGGCGACTTGAAAGCTTTTGGTATTCTCATCGCCACCGGTGCCAGCCCACGCAAACTAGGGTTCGAAGGGGAGTCCGAATATGCTGGCCGCGGTGTGGCCTACTGCGCCACCTGCGATGGCGAGTTCTTTGCCGGCAAGGAAGTACTGGTGGTCGGCGGAGGGTTCGCAGCAGCCGAGGAATCCGTGTTTCTGACCACATACGCCTCCAAAGTTACCGTTCTCGTACGGGAACAGGACTTCACTTGCGACGCTGCGGTGGCCGCCGCAGCAAAAAACAATCCGAAGATCGACGTGCGTTACCAGGTCGAGCTGCAAGGTGTCACTGCCGGGCAAGGTGGTTTACGTGAAGCTTCGATCCTAAACCGGGCCACTGGCCAGACCGAAACGTGGAAACCTGTTGATGGCGGCACGTTCGGCGTGTTCGTGTTCGCCGGATATGTGCCCGCCACGAATCTGGTGCGCGGCGTGGTGGAGCTGGACGATTATGGTTACGTGGTCACGCACGGCTATCTCGAAACCTCGGTGCCGGGCGTGTATGCAGCCGGTGATCTGCGGGCCAAGAACCTGCGGCAAGTGGTTACTGCCACCGCCGATGGCGCTATTGCCGCAGTGGAGTTGGAACGGTACGCCAAGCGGATGAGCGAGAAAACCGGTTTGACGCCACAGCGCCCGGTCTCTTGCGCCTACGAGCAGTCCACAACGAAGACAGATGCTGCCTCGTTGGACGCTACAGCGCCTACACCTACGCCTGCGCCCGCCACCAAACGCAACGCCGATGCCGCGGCGAACGCCGTTAGGAAGCCCGGCGAATTGTTCTCCGACGCCACCAGACAGCAGCTCAACGTGGTCTTTGGCCGCATGTCTCGGCCGGTCACGCTTGCTCTGGAACTGGACGATACGCCGCTGTCCACGGAACTGCGGGGATTCATCGATGCGTTGGTCGCGCTGTCCGGTGGCAAGCTGAAATCGACGGTGGATGATGGTGAGTACGAGAAGGATGATACGGGTCGTGCGGTATTCGACGTCGACAGCGTGCTGCCGGCAGCGCGTCCATGCGTGCGCATGGTGGTGGATGGCGAGCCGACTGGTCTCGCCTTCCATGGCGTGCCCTCCGGTCATGAATTTAATTCGTTCGTGCTGGGCCTGTACAACGTGGCTGGTCCTGGTCAGCCGTTGGGCGATGATCTGATCGAACGGGCAAAGTCCATTGCAAGCCCGCTGAATATCATGATTCTCGTCTCGCTCACCTGCACGATGTGCCCGGAGACAGTGCTCGCCTCCCAACGCCTCGCCTCGCTAAACCCTGCCGTGCGCGCCGAGGCCTACGACGTTTCGCATTTTCCTGAGCTTAAGGACCAATACGGCGCAATGAGCGTGCCCTGCATCGTCATCACACGGGCCGACGGCACGCAGCGGGTCGAGTTCGGCAAGAAGAGCATTCCGCAGATGCTCGAATTGGTCGGCGCGTAA
- the ahpC gene encoding alkyl hydroperoxide reductase subunit C: MTLLQHELTDFKVNAFQNNEFHEVTKADVLGHWSLFFFYPADFTFVCPTELEDLARNYAKFKEIGCEVYSVSCDTHFVHKAWHDANERIAKIQYPMLADPTALLAKDLDTYNEVDGMAERGDFIVSPEGKVVAYEVISSNVGRNAEELLRRVQASQFVHEHGDQVCPANWTPGEDTIEPSLDLVGQL, translated from the coding sequence ATGACTCTCCTGCAGCATGAACTGACCGATTTTAAGGTGAACGCGTTCCAGAACAACGAGTTCCATGAGGTGACCAAGGCTGATGTGCTCGGCCACTGGTCCCTGTTCTTCTTCTACCCGGCTGATTTCACCTTCGTGTGCCCCACTGAACTTGAGGATCTGGCCCGCAACTACGCCAAGTTCAAGGAAATTGGATGCGAGGTCTACTCTGTCTCCTGCGACACCCACTTCGTGCACAAGGCATGGCATGACGCCAATGAAAGGATCGCCAAGATTCAATATCCGATGCTTGCCGACCCGACCGCTCTATTGGCCAAGGATCTCGACACCTACAACGAAGTCGATGGCATGGCCGAACGCGGTGACTTCATTGTGAGCCCCGAAGGCAAGGTCGTGGCTTATGAAGTCATCTCTTCCAATGTGGGCCGCAATGCCGAAGAACTGCTACGCCGTGTGCAAGCTTCTCAGTTCGTCCACGAACATGGCGATCAGGTTTGCCCTGCCAACTGGACTCCAGGCGAGGACACTATTGAACCTAGCCTTGATCTTGTTGGTCAACTGTGA